GCGAGCGCATCGAGATCCGCGGCTTCGGCAGCTTTGCTCTGCATTTCCGTCCGCCGCGCATGGGGCGCAACCCCAAGACCGGCGAAGCCGTGGCCTTGCCGGGCAAGCACGTCCCGCATTTCAAGCCAGGCAAGGAATTGCGCGAACGCGTGAACCTCGCCCTCGAAGACGCCGCGCAGTGACGCGGCGTTTTTTTGCGCAGTAGCAGCAACCCCGGAAGCGCCGCCGGGCACGTACAGGTCATCAACCTGTACGAATTCATAATTGCGGCGCACCATGCCATTCATGATTCGGGTACAGTCGCCGGATGCGTCTGATCGCCATACTTTTCCTGCTCTCGTTCGTCGCCGCCGGCGTGGTTTTCGGGGCGCTGAACGCCGACTCGGTGCCGTTCGATTTCGGCATGGCCCGGCTGTCGCTGCCCAAGGGCGGGGCGATGCTGGCCGCGCTACTGACGGGCTGGATTCTCGGCGGCATCACCGCCTGGCTGGGCACCTCGTTCGCCCATCGGCGCAAACGCCGAAAGGCGCTGGGCGATCGCAAGGTAGGCAGCGCGAAAACCGCATGAATCCGATCTGGCTGCTGGCGCTCGTTCCCCCGCTGGCTTTTCTCTCCGGCTGGTGGCTGGCCCGCCGCACCCATGCCCGCCGTTCCGGCGAACGGGTCAACGAGCTGTCGTCCGATTATTTCCGGGGCCTCAACTACCTGCTCAACGAGGAGCAGGACAAGGCGCTGGAAGTGTTCCTGCGCCTGGCCGAGTACAACCGGGACACGGTGGAAACCCATCTCGCGCTCGGCAACCTCTTCCGCAAGCGCGGCGAGGTCGACCGCGCCATCCGGCTCCACCAGCACCTGGTATCGCGCCAAGGGCTTTCCGACGAAATGAAGACGGTGGCCTTGCTCGAGCTGGGCGAGGACTACATGCGCGCCGGCCTGCTCGATCGCGCGGAAACCCTGTTCTCCGACCTCGTCGCGATGGACGCGCTGGCGCCTTCGGCGCTGCGCCACCTGATCGCCATCTACCAGCACGAGCGCGAGTGGCACAAGGCCATCGATCATGCCCGTCGCCTCGAAGCCATGACCGGCGAAGACGAATCGGCCATGATCGCGCAGTTCTACTGCGAACTGGCCGAGCAGTCCCGCCTG
This window of the Luteibacter aegosomatis genome carries:
- a CDS encoding LapA family protein, whose product is MRLIAILFLLSFVAAGVVFGALNADSVPFDFGMARLSLPKGGAMLAALLTGWILGGITAWLGTSFAHRRKRRKALGDRKVGSAKTA
- a CDS encoding integration host factor subunit beta, with the protein product MTKSELIEALARRQTHLAFSDVELAVKSVLEQMSHALSTGERIEIRGFGSFALHFRPPRMGRNPKTGEAVALPGKHVPHFKPGKELRERVNLALEDAAQ